From a region of the Haematobia irritans isolate KBUSLIRL chromosome 4, ASM5000362v1, whole genome shotgun sequence genome:
- the LOC142235036 gene encoding larval cuticle protein 65Ag1-like gives MKLIVAFLFVAVVSCALAAPPQAAQEAQVLRFDSDVQPEGYKFAVETSDGKSHQEEGQLKDVGTDHEAIVVRGSFSYIGDDGQQYTVTYIADENGFQPEGAHLPRL, from the exons ATGAAACTCATCGTAGCCTTTTTGTTTGTTGCTGTAGTCAGCTGTGCCTTGGCTGCCCCACCCCAGGCTGCTCAGGAAGCCCAGGTGTTGCGATTCGATTCAGATGTACAACCAGAGGGATACAAGTTTGC cgttGAAACCAGTGACGGTAAATCACACCAGGAAGAAGGCCAATTAAAGGATGTTGGCACCGATCATGAAGCCATTGTTGTTCGTGGCTCTTTCTCTTACATAGGCGATGATGGCCAACAGTACACTGTCACCTATATAGCTGATGAAAATGGTTTCCAACCTGAAGGTGCTCATCTACCTCGTTTGTAA
- the LOC142235038 gene encoding larval cuticle protein 65Ag1-like, giving the protein MKFIIVFVALFAVALAAPADVEIIKSESDVGPDSFSYAYETSDGTNAEASGHVINPGSEQEGIAIKGSYSFVADDGQTYTVNYVADENGFQPQGAHLPVAA; this is encoded by the exons ATGAAATTCATCATTGTTTTCGTTGCGCTTTTCGCTGTTGCCTTAGCTGCTCCAGCTGATGTGGAAATCATTAAAAGTGAATCTGATGTTGGTCCCGATTCCTTCTCATATGC CTATGAAACCAGCGATGGTACCAATGCTGAAGCCAGTGGTCATGTCATCAACCCAGGTAGTGAACAAGAAGGTATTGCTATCAAAGGTTCCTATTCGTTCGTTGCTGATGATGGTCAAACCTACACTGTCAACTATGTAGCCGATGAAAATGGTTTCCAACCTCAAGGTGCCCATTTGCCTGTTGCtgcataa
- the LOC142235037 gene encoding larval cuticle protein 65Ag1-like — MKFIIVFVALFTIALAAPADVEIVKSESEVGPESFQYAYETSDGTNAQASGQLKNVGSEQEGIAVTGSFSFVADDGQTYTVNYVADENGFQPQGAHLPVAPEN; from the exons ATGAAATTCATCATTGTTTTCGTTGCCCTCTTTACCATTGCCTTGGCTGCCCCAGCTGATGTGGAAATTGTCAAGAGCGAATCTGAAGTTGGTCCTGAATCCTTCCAATATGC TTACGAAACCAGTGATGGCACCAATGCCCAAGCCAGTGGACAATTGAAGAACGTTGGTAGTGAACAAGAAGGCATTGCCGTTACCGGTTCATTCTCCTTTGTTGCCGACGATGGTCAAACCTATACTGTCAACTATGTTGCCGATGAAAATGGTTTCCAACCTCAAGGTGCTCATTTGCCTGTTGCCCCTGAAAACTAA
- the LOC142233584 gene encoding larval cuticle protein 65Ag1-like: MKSFIIFAALIAIALAAPPTNVEIVKSESDVGPESFQYAFATSDGTKAEAHGNLKNAGTEDEALAVQGSYAYVGDDGQTYSLTYTADENGFQPHGAHLPEAPQV, encoded by the exons ATGAAAAGCTTCATAATATTTGCTGCTCTTATTGCTATTGCATTGGCTGCTCCTCCAACAAATGTTGAAATTGTTAAAAGCGAATCTGATGTGGGTCCCGAATCCTTTCAATATGC TTTTGCCACCAGTGACGGCACAAAAGCTGAAGCTcatggaaatttgaaaaatgctgGAACTGAAGACGAAGCACTTGCAGTACAAGGTTCCTATGCTTATGTCGGTGATGATGGTCAAACGTATAGTCTAACATATACAGCTGATGAAAACGGTTTCCAACCCCATGGAGCCCATTTACCAGAAGCTCCTCaagtttaa
- the LOC142233583 gene encoding larval cuticle protein 65Ag1-like → MKFAIVFAAFFAVALAAPATQDYANAEVLRLESDVRPEGYNFALETSDGKTHQEEGSLKNVGSEDEAIVVRGSYSFIADDGQTYTVNYVADENGFQPEGAHLPNIAH, encoded by the exons atgaaattcgcCATTGTTTTTGCCGCCTTCTTCGCTGTTGCCTTGGCTGCTCCAGCTACCCAGGATTATGCCAATGCTGAAGTATTGCGCTTGGAATCTGATGTCAGACCAGAAGGTTATAACTTTGC tttggaAACCAGCGATGGCAAAACTCACCAAGAAGAGGGTTCCTTAAAGAATGTTGGCTCCGAAGATGAAGCCATTGTTGTCCGTGGTTCTTACTCATTCATTGCTGATGATGGCCAAACCTACACTGTCAACTATGTTGCTGATGAAAATGGTTTCCAACCCGAAGGTGCTCATTTGCCCAACATTGCCCACTAA